The DNA window GATGTGGCAATTATTCAATTCTCAAAGCTTTTAAGAATGCGGTTAGTGAACTTCCTCAGACATTTGAACCAGAGAAGATGGTGATAGTGTCTGGAGTAGGGTGCCACGGTAAGATAGCCAATTATATTAACCTCAGCAGCTTTCATGGCATTCATGGAAGAGTACCTTCACTAATGGCAGGAATAAAGCTGGCAAACTCTGAGCTGACAGTTGTGGGTTTTTCTGGCGATGGAGACACCTACAATGAAGGTCTTGTACATCTGATTCATGCAGCCAAAAAAAATATAAACGCCACTCTGATAGTGCATAACAACAAGGTTTACGGACTTACTACCGGACAGGCTTCGGCAACAAGCCCGAGAGGATTCAAAGGAAAAAGCACTCCAGAAGGAAATCCCGAGGACCCCCTAAATACTGTTGCACTTATGCTGGTTTCCGGGGCAGGTTTTGTTGCAAGAGCATTCCCTGGAGATATCAAGCATCTCACTGAGATTATAAAGCAGGCAATCATGCACAGAGGCTTTTCCTTTATTGATGTCCTCCAGCCCTGTGTTACGTTCAACAATACCTGGGACTACTATAGAAAAAGTGTATATAAGATAGAGAAGACACCCTCAACTCTGGATGAGGCTATCAAACTTGCATATTCATCTACCCCATCTAAAATTCCTATAGGAATATTCTACCAGAAGGATAAAAAAACTTTCGAGGAACTCGTCCGTGTTGAAGAAACAGGAGTAGGGGTTGAAAAGGTTCTCGAATCAATGGAATAAACGTGAACGAATGACCCACCTGAAGAGGTGTATCTTTTCAAAAGGACAGAAAAGTGTCACAGGGTTATATGGCAGGATAGCAAAATACCTCTGTTCCCTTATCAGCCAAAAGGTACATCTCGAATGGTGAATCTCCAGAACTTATATATAAAATTTTGATTGAAAAGAATTAGGAAGGTGATTATACTGTTACTGTTCCTTTATTACCTAGATGCATAACTCAAAAGGACACAATAGAAGAAGAAGCTATTTCCAATGTCAAAGAGGTCATTGAAGGTATGTCGAATCTATTAAAAATATTCGAAGGGTTCATATAGTAAAATCTTTTGTCCTTGTTTTTACCATATATTAAGATGAGGACATGGTGAAATTTCCGGACTATCACGATGCCATTTATAAAAAAAGGTTTCCAATCTAATTTTCCAATTTCCTCTCCCTGTTTATAAACTGTTTTTCCACTGGCGACTTCTCCCGGTAAAGGTACCACTTATTTTATACCCAGGCAAAATACAAGGAAGACCAGCACTGTACAGCAGTTCTGGCGTTGCCATAGCCCCTGTTACTCAACTCAACCTGATTCTTCTCTTTACTTCCTGGCAACTATACAGTAATGATAGGGCTGTATTTCAAAGCTATCCTTCGGTGAAAGCCCCACTTCTTTTATTTTCAATTCTGCCTCTTTTAAGGAAAGTCTGTGTTCCATAGGAGGCCCTATTTCCGCCTTCTCCTTCTTCCAGTCCACAACCACCAGTATACCCCCATGCCTGAGAATACGATGAGCTTCTCTCAGTGTTCCATCTCCATCAATCTCATGAAGCACATTAGCCATGAAAGCTATGTCCACAGATTCACCTGGAAGTGGGATTTTGTCTTCGGTTGAGCTGACAATGGTTATATTTTTCTCCCCGCTGATTTTTTTCTTCAACAGCTCAAGCATGTCTTCCTGCATGTCAATGGCAAATACATTTCCTCTCTCTGCCATTTTAGCAGCAGGTATTGTGAAGTAGCCTGTACCACACCCTATATCTGCAAAGATTGTGTCTTCCCTCACACCTATCTTCCTCAGGATATCCTCAGGAGGTAGAAACTTCCTTCTTTCTTCGTTGTCAAGTAGACCTGCCCTACTGGCATCAAACTTATGCATATTATCACCTTTAAATTTTAATTACTGACCAGCCAGCTTAACCTCGGTATAGTATATATTATTATCGGATGCAACAATATTATATATCTAAAAATACAATAACAACACCATGAAGCGAGTGGAAGGTGCCATGACAAAGTATGTAATAACAGTTCCAAAAGATACAACTCTCAGCGAAGCTGCAAGAAAAATGAAGAAATTCAAAATAGGCTGTCTCGTCGTTGTGGAGAATAACAGACCCATAGGTATAATAACAGAGAGAGACCTTGCATATAAGATTGTAGCTGAAGAACGAGACCCTGGCGAGGCTATAAATTCAACCATGAGCACAGATTTGATTTTCATCCAGAAAGAAGCAAGTCTTAAGGATGCTGCAATAAAAATGGCGGGACATACGATAAAAAGGCTTCTTGTCGGAAGCCAGGATAATCTCGAGGGTATTATTAGCATTACAGATGTTGTTAAGGTTGAAAGGATAGGGGAAGACCCAAGAAGTTACAGCTTTACTTAGGGACAGGACTTCAAGAACTCAATCAGCTACGTCCTGCTCCAGATCACTCCACATATGCATAAAATAATTAACATACAGCTTTATACATCCTGGATTTTTATTGTAGAGAGCACAGCTAACAGTTGTCTGTTCCTCACTTGTGAGGATAAGCTCTTTTCTGTCCACCATGATAAAGCGGGAGTGGTCGTGTTCAAAGTTGAGATACTTAAGGTCAGCTTCCTTAAGAATATGCTCAACACCCTTCACCCTTCCAAGAACTCTCACTCTGACACCTTTTCTCCTAGCCTTGGAAAGAGCAGCAATGATAGATTTCTCAATTATAGGCCTTACACCAAGCACAAGAATTTCCTCTCTTGCACTGCCAAGCATTTCAGTGAGCTTATCCTTAATATTTTCCGTCCCCTTAACCATCCATATAAATTCCTCAAAGGAAGACTGTTTTGTGGAAGACTCATATATCGGAGTAAGTATATTAATAAGTTCTTCAATAACGTTTGCCCTGATATCAAGCTCCTTTGACAGAATCTCCCTTGGATGAACAGCTCTGTATAACTTCGGTCTGCCCGGCTGCACAACAACATAACCTCTTTTCTCCAGAGACTCAAGAATATCATACTCCCTTGAGTATGGTATGCCAGCAAATTCTCTTATCTCCTTCACAGTCGATATACCCGTATTTACAAGAGCAAGATATGTTTTGGATTCGTATTCAGTTAAATTCAACAGTCTGAGATTATCAGAAAGTCTATCTTCAATCATCATTGGAAAAGTTTATATACTCTACTATTTAATTTTAACTGTTTACTCAAAACAAAGTAAAAAAGGAGGCAGATATATGGAAGCTGATGAAGTACTAGATACGAGTGGTCTTGTGTGCCCCATGCCTATATTGAAAACCAAACAGAGTATCAAAAAGCTTGGAGCCGGAAAAGTGCTCAAAGTAATAGCAACAGACAGAGGTTCAAAAGGTGATATTCCAGCTTTTGTAAGACATAGTAAGACTGAACTACTGGGAATGGAAGAGGATGATGGTAAGTATATATTCTTTATAAAGAAGAAATAAAACATCTAAATATAAAAGAGGTGATTTAAATGGCGGAAGAGGAAGATAAGAAAAAGAAAATATGTATTATTGTGACAAAAGGTACCCTAGATGCTGCATATCCCCCATTGATTCTTGCAACTACTGCAGCAAGTATGGACTGGGAGGCTAATATATTCTTTACATTCTACGGACTTGATATAATAAACAAGAAAAAATACAAAAATCTCAAAGTAGCCCCCATAGCAAATCCGGCAATGCCTATGCCTGTACCAAATATAATCGGTATGCTACCTGGCATGACTGGTATGGCGACTATGATGATGAAGAATATGATGAAAAAAGCCAATGTACCAGATATTGAAGAATTTATAAACATGTGCAAAGAGATGGGAGTAAAATTCTATGGCTGTCAGATGACTCTGGATGTGATGGGTGTAAAGGAAGAAGACCTCATTCCGACTGAGGCCTGCATTGGAGCCGCTGCATTCCTCGATATAGCCAGTGATGCAGATGTTACCCTCCTCGTGTAACTCCCCTTTTTAATAAGTTTGAGTGGAAACCCCACTCTCTTTAGAGAGGGATTAGAGCAGGAGCGCCCGAATTCACGCCTGTGAAGATTGGACTTTTGCTGGAATATATTTCCGTTGCAAGTCTGGTCGTGAAAGCAGGAAACTCATAGCTGTTTACAGACAGATAGTTCAACAGGAGAGG is part of the archaeon BMS3Bbin15 genome and encodes:
- a CDS encoding DsrE/DsrF-like family protein; this encodes MAEEEDKKKKICIIVTKGTLDAAYPPLILATTAASMDWEANIFFTFYGLDIINKKKYKNLKVAPIANPAMPMPVPNIIGMLPGMTGMATMMMKNMMKKANVPDIEEFINMCKEMGVKFYGCQMTLDVMGVKEEDLIPTEACIGAAAFLDIASDADVTLLV
- the tusA_3 gene encoding sulfurtransferase TusA codes for the protein MEADEVLDTSGLVCPMPILKTKQSIKKLGAGKVLKVIATDRGSKGDIPAFVRHSKTELLGMEEDDGKYIFFIKKK
- the ubiE_4 gene encoding demethylmenaquinone methyltransferase; this encodes MHKFDASRAGLLDNEERRKFLPPEDILRKIGVREDTIFADIGCGTGYFTIPAAKMAERGNVFAIDMQEDMLELLKKKISGEKNITIVSSTEDKIPLPGESVDIAFMANVLHEIDGDGTLREAHRILRHGGILVVVDWKKEKAEIGPPMEHRLSLKEAELKIKEVGLSPKDSFEIQPYHYCIVARK
- the korB_2 gene encoding 2-oxoglutarate oxidoreductase subunit KorB, whose protein sequence is MKLDTDAKIVWCPGCGNYSILKAFKNAVSELPQTFEPEKMVIVSGVGCHGKIANYINLSSFHGIHGRVPSLMAGIKLANSELTVVGFSGDGDTYNEGLVHLIHAAKKNINATLIVHNNKVYGLTTGQASATSPRGFKGKSTPEGNPEDPLNTVALMLVSGAGFVARAFPGDIKHLTEIIKQAIMHRGFSFIDVLQPCVTFNNTWDYYRKSVYKIEKTPSTLDEAIKLAYSSTPSKIPIGIFYQKDKKTFEELVRVEETGVGVEKVLESME
- the hrp1_5 gene encoding hypoxic response protein 1, which gives rise to MKRVEGAMTKYVITVPKDTTLSEAARKMKKFKIGCLVVVENNRPIGIITERDLAYKIVAEERDPGEAINSTMSTDLIFIQKEASLKDAAIKMAGHTIKRLLVGSQDNLEGIISITDVVKVERIGEDPRSYSFT
- a CDS encoding sugar-specific transcriptional regulator TrmB; the encoded protein is MMIEDRLSDNLRLLNLTEYESKTYLALVNTGISTVKEIREFAGIPYSREYDILESLEKRGYVVVQPGRPKLYRAVHPREILSKELDIRANVIEELINILTPIYESSTKQSSFEEFIWMVKGTENIKDKLTEMLGSAREEILVLGVRPIIEKSIIAALSKARRKGVRVRVLGRVKGVEHILKEADLKYLNFEHDHSRFIMVDRKELILTSEEQTTVSCALYNKNPGCIKLYVNYFMHMWSDLEQDVAD